The Malus domestica chromosome 13, GDT2T_hap1 genome includes a window with the following:
- the LOC103451868 gene encoding uncharacterized protein isoform X2, with protein MNFLMRSTHHVQRVTAEQPSVLSVPPVPPVHEPPAETYPTPKSATTLEGLIAEDSYPQYSTTEDNAAESESSGENGIGAQKETSIIAKHYDVSDEEGWIAIPYKELPDNWNDAPDIQSLRPLDRSFVFPGEQVHILACLSACKQDTEIITPFKLAAAMNKNGIRLSPKKQNRNVEDSNGTLLGKGDMSPNSQGTDQNGETLSKEGTDSQKDVSASESLLRMEDHKRQTEILLQRFERSHFFVRIAESSEALWAKKSTSKKSSESVEADGQEYMENGTQKTAVNAIIDKGNFDPNVSGGVARNNVKCCSLSNGDIVVLLQVNVGVDFLNDPVIEILQFEKYRERSLFAQTQDSLVDANQDPCGELLKWLLPLDNTLPPPAQPLSPPLTSNSAIGSTSQKSGSQLLSHFRSYSMSSLPQNTTPPPGPIKAASSKPSFDLEDWDQYSSQKFLKNQKTGGEGLLSFRGVSLERERFSVRCGLEGIYIPGRRWRRKLEIIQPVEIHSFAADCNTDDLLCVQIKNVSPAHAPNIVVYIDAITIVFEEASKGGQSLSLPIACIEAGNDHSLPNLALRRGEEHSFILKPATSLWKNFKAGGDRRNHSSQLQAGNAAPSLRLPPKTVEGKKSASTADQYAIMVSCRCNYTGSRLFFKQPTSWCPRVSRDLMISVASEMSGQSSAPNGGVSQLPVQVLTLQVSNLMSEDLNLTVLAPASFTSPPSVVSLNSSRASPMSPFLSFPEYTGKSPTIQRLSSPLLSDNQKQNVKGGVWPASFSEQTSPLSDAIPSTGLCCTHLWLQSRVPLGCVPSQSMATIKLELLPLTDGIITLDTLQIDVKEKGVTYIPEYSLKINATSSISTGIL; from the exons ATGAATTTTCTTATGCGATCTACTCACCATGTACAGCGTGTGACGGCAGAACAGCCATCTGTTCTGTCTGTACCGCCTGTGCCTCCTGTCCACGAACCACCTGCAGAGACGTATCCTACCCCAAAATCAGCAACAACCTTGGAGGGTCTAATTGCTGAAGATTCATATCCACAGTATTCCACAACCGAAGATAATGCTGCAGAAAGTGAATCTAGTGGTGAAAATGGAATTGGTGCACAGAAGGAAACCTCTATCATAGCAAAGCATTATGATGTCTCTGATGAGGAGGGATGGATTGCCATTCCATACA AAGAACTCCCTGATAATTGGAATGATGCACCAGATATACAGTCATTACGCCCTCTGGACCGCTCCTTTGTTTTCCCTG GTGAACAAGTTCACATCCTTGCATGCTTGTCAGCATGTAAGCAGGACACAGAAATTATTACTCCCTTTAAATTGGCTGCAGCCATGAATAAAAATGGCATAAGACTAAGTCCAAAGAAACAAAATCGAAATGTGGAAGATAGCAATGGTACATTGTTGGGAAAAGGAGATATGAGTCCTAACAGTCAAGGTACCGATCAAAATGGTGAAACCCTTTCAAAAGAGGGGACTGATTCACAAAAGGATGTTTCTGCTAGTGAATCTCTTCTCAGAATGGAGGATCACAAAAGACAGACTGAAATTTTATTGCAAAGATTCGAAAGGTCTCATTTTTTTGTTAGGATTGCAGAGTCAAGTGAGGCACTTTGGGCAAAAAAAAGTACTTCTAAGAAGTCTTCAGAATCCGTTGAGGCGGATGGTCAAGAGTACATGGAAAATGGAACCCAGAAAACTGCAGTAAATGCCATTATTGATAAAGGGAATTTTGATCCCAATGTATCTGGAGGCGTAGCAAGAAATAATGTCAAGTGTTGCTCTCTTTCTAATGGTGACATAGTG GTTCTTTTACAAGTGAATGTTGGTGTAGATTTTTTGAATGACCCTGTTATTGAGATTCTTCAGTTTGAGAAATATCGTGAGAGAAGTTTGTTTGCTCAGACTCAGGACAGCTTAGTTGATGCAAATCAGGACCCATGTGGAGAATTGTTGAAATGGTTGCTTCCTTTGGATAACACCCTTCCACCTCCTGCTCAACCTTTATCTCCTCCTTTAACTTCCAATTCAGCAATTGGTAGCACATCTCAAAAATCTGGTTCTCAACTCTTATCCCATTTTAGAAGTTACTCCATGTCATCATTACCACAAAATACTACACCACCACCGGGACCTATTAAAGCTGCAAGTTCTAAGccaagctttgatcttgaagacTGGGATCAGTATTCATCTCAGAAGTTCTTGAAGAATCAAAAAACTGGTGGCGAGGGGCTTTTATCTTTTCGAGGCGTGTCATTGGAGCGAGAAAGATTTTCTGTTCGTTGTGGATTGGAGGGAATCTATATACCTGGAAGAAGATGGAGGAGAAAACTTGAAATCATACAACCGGTAGAAATCCATTCTTTTGCTGCTGACTGCAATACAGATGACCTTCTTTGTGTCCAGATAAAG AATGTTTCTCCAGCACATGCACCAAATATTGTGGTGTATATTGATGCTATAACAATTGTTTTTGAGGAGGCTTCGAAAGGTGGACAATCCTTATCATTACCAATTGCATGTATTGAAGCAGGAAATGATCACAGTTTGCCAAATCTTGCCCTCAG GAGAGGTGAAGAGCATTCCTTTATTCTTAAACCAGCAACATCCTTGTGGAAGAATTTCAAGGCTGGTGGTGATAGAAGAAATCACTCATCACAACTACAGGCTGGAAATGCAGCACCAAGCTTGCGTCTGCCGCCCAAGACTGTTGAAGGAAAGAAGAGTGCTTCAACTGCTGATCAGTACGCAATTATGGTATCATGTCGGTGCAACTACACTG GGTCAAGATTATTTTTCAAACAGCCAACAAGTTGGTGTCCGCGTGTTTCAAGGGATCTTATGATCTCTGTTGCATCTGAAATGTCCGGACAATCTAGTGCACCCAACGGAGGAGTCTCTCAGCTTCCTGTTCAG GTCTTGACTCTCCAGGTTTCAAATCTAATGTCAGAAGATCTAAATCTAACAGTTCTTGCTCCAGCTTCATTCACTTCCCCTCCTTCAGTGGTCTCCTTGAATTCTTCCCGTGCTTCACCAATGAGTCCATTTTTAAGTTTTCCTGAGTATACAGGAAAAAGTCCTACAATACAGAGGCTAAGCTCACCACTCCTTTCGGACAATCAGAAACAAAATGTTAAAGGTGGAGTTTGGCCAGCTTCTTTTAGCGAACAGACTTCTCCATTGTCTGATGCCATTCCAAGCACTGGTCTGTGTTGTACACATCTGTGGCTTCAGAGTAGAGTTCCACTAGG GTGTGTCCCATCTCAATCTATGGCAACCATCAAGCTTGAGCTACTTCCATTGACGGATGGTATAATTACACTGGACACTCTGCAAATTGATGTCAAGGAAAAAG GTGTTACCTACATACCCGAGTACTCACTGAAGATTAATGCGACTTCCAGCATTTCCACGGGGATTCTTTAG
- the LOC103451868 gene encoding uncharacterized protein isoform X1, whose protein sequence is MNFLMRSTHHVQRVTAEQPSVLSVPPVPPVHEPPAETYPTPKSATTLEGLIAEDSYPQYSTTEDNAAESESSGENGIGAQKETSIIAKHYDVSDEEGWIAIPYTCFALAEELPDNWNDAPDIQSLRPLDRSFVFPGEQVHILACLSACKQDTEIITPFKLAAAMNKNGIRLSPKKQNRNVEDSNGTLLGKGDMSPNSQGTDQNGETLSKEGTDSQKDVSASESLLRMEDHKRQTEILLQRFERSHFFVRIAESSEALWAKKSTSKKSSESVEADGQEYMENGTQKTAVNAIIDKGNFDPNVSGGVARNNVKCCSLSNGDIVVLLQVNVGVDFLNDPVIEILQFEKYRERSLFAQTQDSLVDANQDPCGELLKWLLPLDNTLPPPAQPLSPPLTSNSAIGSTSQKSGSQLLSHFRSYSMSSLPQNTTPPPGPIKAASSKPSFDLEDWDQYSSQKFLKNQKTGGEGLLSFRGVSLERERFSVRCGLEGIYIPGRRWRRKLEIIQPVEIHSFAADCNTDDLLCVQIKNVSPAHAPNIVVYIDAITIVFEEASKGGQSLSLPIACIEAGNDHSLPNLALRRGEEHSFILKPATSLWKNFKAGGDRRNHSSQLQAGNAAPSLRLPPKTVEGKKSASTADQYAIMVSCRCNYTGSRLFFKQPTSWCPRVSRDLMISVASEMSGQSSAPNGGVSQLPVQVLTLQVSNLMSEDLNLTVLAPASFTSPPSVVSLNSSRASPMSPFLSFPEYTGKSPTIQRLSSPLLSDNQKQNVKGGVWPASFSEQTSPLSDAIPSTGLCCTHLWLQSRVPLGCVPSQSMATIKLELLPLTDGIITLDTLQIDVKEKGVTYIPEYSLKINATSSISTGIL, encoded by the exons ATGAATTTTCTTATGCGATCTACTCACCATGTACAGCGTGTGACGGCAGAACAGCCATCTGTTCTGTCTGTACCGCCTGTGCCTCCTGTCCACGAACCACCTGCAGAGACGTATCCTACCCCAAAATCAGCAACAACCTTGGAGGGTCTAATTGCTGAAGATTCATATCCACAGTATTCCACAACCGAAGATAATGCTGCAGAAAGTGAATCTAGTGGTGAAAATGGAATTGGTGCACAGAAGGAAACCTCTATCATAGCAAAGCATTATGATGTCTCTGATGAGGAGGGATGGATTGCCATTCCATACA CTTGTTTTGCTCTTGCAGAAGAACTCCCTGATAATTGGAATGATGCACCAGATATACAGTCATTACGCCCTCTGGACCGCTCCTTTGTTTTCCCTG GTGAACAAGTTCACATCCTTGCATGCTTGTCAGCATGTAAGCAGGACACAGAAATTATTACTCCCTTTAAATTGGCTGCAGCCATGAATAAAAATGGCATAAGACTAAGTCCAAAGAAACAAAATCGAAATGTGGAAGATAGCAATGGTACATTGTTGGGAAAAGGAGATATGAGTCCTAACAGTCAAGGTACCGATCAAAATGGTGAAACCCTTTCAAAAGAGGGGACTGATTCACAAAAGGATGTTTCTGCTAGTGAATCTCTTCTCAGAATGGAGGATCACAAAAGACAGACTGAAATTTTATTGCAAAGATTCGAAAGGTCTCATTTTTTTGTTAGGATTGCAGAGTCAAGTGAGGCACTTTGGGCAAAAAAAAGTACTTCTAAGAAGTCTTCAGAATCCGTTGAGGCGGATGGTCAAGAGTACATGGAAAATGGAACCCAGAAAACTGCAGTAAATGCCATTATTGATAAAGGGAATTTTGATCCCAATGTATCTGGAGGCGTAGCAAGAAATAATGTCAAGTGTTGCTCTCTTTCTAATGGTGACATAGTG GTTCTTTTACAAGTGAATGTTGGTGTAGATTTTTTGAATGACCCTGTTATTGAGATTCTTCAGTTTGAGAAATATCGTGAGAGAAGTTTGTTTGCTCAGACTCAGGACAGCTTAGTTGATGCAAATCAGGACCCATGTGGAGAATTGTTGAAATGGTTGCTTCCTTTGGATAACACCCTTCCACCTCCTGCTCAACCTTTATCTCCTCCTTTAACTTCCAATTCAGCAATTGGTAGCACATCTCAAAAATCTGGTTCTCAACTCTTATCCCATTTTAGAAGTTACTCCATGTCATCATTACCACAAAATACTACACCACCACCGGGACCTATTAAAGCTGCAAGTTCTAAGccaagctttgatcttgaagacTGGGATCAGTATTCATCTCAGAAGTTCTTGAAGAATCAAAAAACTGGTGGCGAGGGGCTTTTATCTTTTCGAGGCGTGTCATTGGAGCGAGAAAGATTTTCTGTTCGTTGTGGATTGGAGGGAATCTATATACCTGGAAGAAGATGGAGGAGAAAACTTGAAATCATACAACCGGTAGAAATCCATTCTTTTGCTGCTGACTGCAATACAGATGACCTTCTTTGTGTCCAGATAAAG AATGTTTCTCCAGCACATGCACCAAATATTGTGGTGTATATTGATGCTATAACAATTGTTTTTGAGGAGGCTTCGAAAGGTGGACAATCCTTATCATTACCAATTGCATGTATTGAAGCAGGAAATGATCACAGTTTGCCAAATCTTGCCCTCAG GAGAGGTGAAGAGCATTCCTTTATTCTTAAACCAGCAACATCCTTGTGGAAGAATTTCAAGGCTGGTGGTGATAGAAGAAATCACTCATCACAACTACAGGCTGGAAATGCAGCACCAAGCTTGCGTCTGCCGCCCAAGACTGTTGAAGGAAAGAAGAGTGCTTCAACTGCTGATCAGTACGCAATTATGGTATCATGTCGGTGCAACTACACTG GGTCAAGATTATTTTTCAAACAGCCAACAAGTTGGTGTCCGCGTGTTTCAAGGGATCTTATGATCTCTGTTGCATCTGAAATGTCCGGACAATCTAGTGCACCCAACGGAGGAGTCTCTCAGCTTCCTGTTCAG GTCTTGACTCTCCAGGTTTCAAATCTAATGTCAGAAGATCTAAATCTAACAGTTCTTGCTCCAGCTTCATTCACTTCCCCTCCTTCAGTGGTCTCCTTGAATTCTTCCCGTGCTTCACCAATGAGTCCATTTTTAAGTTTTCCTGAGTATACAGGAAAAAGTCCTACAATACAGAGGCTAAGCTCACCACTCCTTTCGGACAATCAGAAACAAAATGTTAAAGGTGGAGTTTGGCCAGCTTCTTTTAGCGAACAGACTTCTCCATTGTCTGATGCCATTCCAAGCACTGGTCTGTGTTGTACACATCTGTGGCTTCAGAGTAGAGTTCCACTAGG GTGTGTCCCATCTCAATCTATGGCAACCATCAAGCTTGAGCTACTTCCATTGACGGATGGTATAATTACACTGGACACTCTGCAAATTGATGTCAAGGAAAAAG GTGTTACCTACATACCCGAGTACTCACTGAAGATTAATGCGACTTCCAGCATTTCCACGGGGATTCTTTAG
- the LOC103451867 gene encoding serine/threonine-protein kinase PBL34-like — MGLKAEDGKVEAWDISKSKVRRKKKHKADGDDDDDVEEEGSGCWVRLRFFGSCISSRSKVDSSTSGTSATHCGEIKSINDTSRDQPTATVVSSSTTSNTESNASTSKLEEELKVASRLRKFTFIDLKLATRNFRPESLLGEGGFGCVFKGWIEENGTAPVKPGTGLTVAVKTLNHDGLQGHKEWLAEVNYLGDLVHPNLVKLIGYCIEDDQRLLVYEFMPRGSLENHLFRRSLPLPWSIRMKIALGAAKGLAFLHEEAERPVIYRDFKTSNILLDADYNAKLSDFGLAKDGPEGDKTHVSTRVMGTYGYAAPEYVMTGHLTSKSDVYSFGVVLLEMLTGRRSMDKNRPNGEHNLVEWARPHLGERRRFYRLIDPRLEGHFSIKGVQKAAQLAAHCLSRDPKARPLMSEVVEALKPLPALKDMASSSYYFQTMQGDRVGSSPNTRNGVRPQGGLLTRNGHNQQRSLSIPNGTHASPYHLQHPQPSPKPNGKS; from the exons atGGGTTTGAAAGCTGAGGATGGTAAAGTGGAGGCCTGGGACATTAGCAAATCGAAGgtgcggaggaagaagaagcacaaaGCTGATggggatgatgatgatgacgtgGAGGAGGAGGGGAGTGGGTGTTGGGTTAGGCTGAGGTTCTTTGGGAGCTGCATTTCTTCAAGATCCAAAGTCGATAGCTCAACCAGTGGGACCAGTGCTACTCACTGTGGTG AAATTAAATCTATAAATGATACAAGCAGAGACCAACCAACAGCTACTGTAGTCTCTTCATCAACCACTAGTAATACAGAAAGTAATGCATCCACTTCCAAACTTGAAGAGGAACTTAAAGTTGCTTCACGGTTGCGAAAATTCACATTTATTGATCTTAAATTGGCAACAAGAAATTTCAGACCTGAAAGTCTTCTTGGTGAAGGTGGTTTTGGTTGCGTGTTCAAGGGGTGGATAGAAGAAAATGGAACTGCTCCAGTAAAACCTGGCACAGGTCTTACTGTTGCAGTTAAAACTCTTAACCATGATGGACTTCAGGGTCATAAAGAATGGCTG GCTGAAGTAAATTATCTTGGTGACCTTGTCCATCCAAACTTAGTTAAACTTATAGGATACTGCATTGAAGATGATCAAAGGCTGCTAGTGTATGAGTTCATGCCTCGAGGGAGCTTGGAGAACCATCTATTTAGGA GGTCGTTGCCTCTTCCATGGTCTATTCGAATGAAGATTGCATTAGGTGCTGCAAAGGGCCTTGCTTTTCTCCATGAGGAAGCAGAAAGACCTGTGATCTATCGTGACTTTAAAACCTCTAACATTTTATTGGACGCA GATTACAATGCCAAGCTGTCTGACTTTGGACTTGCCAAAGATGGTCCCGAGGGTGATAAAACTCATGTCTCCACCCGTGTGATGGGAACTTATGGTTATGCAGCTCCAGAATATGTAATGACTG GACATCTTACATCTAAGAGTGATGTCTATAGTTTTGGTGTGGTTTTACTCGAGATGCTGACTGGCAGAAGATCCATGGACAAAAATCGACCCAATGGCGAACATAACCTTGTGGAGTGGGCACGGCCACATctaggagaaagaagaagattcTACCGGTTGATAGATCCTCGGCTTGAAGGCCACTTTTCAATAAAAGGTGTTCAAAAAGCCGCACAACTAGCTGCTCACTGCCTTAGTCGAGATCCAAAGGCCAGACCCTTAATGAGTGAAGTTGTCGAAGCCTTAAAGCCGCTGCCAGCCCTCAAGGACATGGCAAGCTCGTCATATTATTTCCAGACCATGCAAGGTGACCGTGTCGGGTCCAGCCCAAATACCAGAAACGGCGTCAGACCACAGGGAGGATTGCTGACGAGGAACGGGCATAATCAGCAGAGGAGCCTTTCGATACCAAATGGTACCCATGCTTCTCCATATCACCTTCAACATCCCCAACCATCACCAAAACCTAATGGCAAATCGTAA